From Coriobacteriaceae bacterium, a single genomic window includes:
- a CDS encoding aquaporin family protein, translating to MLTKLLCEFGATALMIIFGVGVHCDTVLKGTKYQGSGHMFAITTWSFGISVCLFVFGGAVCMNPAMVLAQCIVGLVPWSSCIPFMIADMLGGFVGAVIAWLMYADEFKASEGVVDPIAQRNIFSTNPTTEGTNYARNFFCEAICTFVFISAILAAASRAGENVLMLAICVGLIVWAVGMGMGGITGFAMNQARDLGPRMAYQVLPIKNKADNNWKYGLLVPGIAPFIGAALAALFVHGFLGMF from the coding sequence ATGCTTACCAAACTCCTCTGCGAATTCGGCGCAACGGCCCTCATGATTATCTTTGGCGTGGGCGTGCACTGCGATACCGTGCTCAAGGGCACCAAGTATCAGGGCTCCGGCCATATGTTTGCCATCACCACTTGGTCTTTTGGCATCTCGGTCTGCCTGTTTGTCTTTGGCGGCGCCGTGTGCATGAACCCGGCTATGGTGCTTGCCCAGTGCATCGTAGGCCTGGTGCCGTGGAGCAGCTGCATCCCCTTCATGATTGCCGATATGCTCGGCGGTTTTGTGGGCGCCGTAATCGCTTGGCTTATGTATGCCGATGAGTTCAAGGCTTCCGAGGGCGTCGTCGACCCCATTGCCCAGCGCAACATCTTCTCGACCAACCCCACCACCGAGGGCACGAACTATGCCCGCAACTTCTTCTGCGAGGCTATCTGCACCTTTGTGTTTATTAGCGCTATCCTTGCTGCCGCTAGCCGCGCTGGCGAGAACGTTCTGATGCTCGCTATCTGCGTCGGTCTGATCGTTTGGGCTGTTGGCATGGGCATGGGCGGCATCACCGGCTTCGCCATGAACCAGGCTCGTGACCTTGGTCCTCGCATGGCCTATCAGGTGCTGCCGATCAAGAACAAGGCTGACAACAACTGGAAGTACGGCCTGCTCGTTCCTGGCATCGCTCCGTTTATCGGTGCCGCTCTGGCCGCGCTGTTTGTGCACGGTTTCTTGGGCATGTTCTAG
- the larB gene encoding nickel pincer cofactor biosynthesis protein LarB → MDKRDLEQLLSDVADGSVAPADALTRIQTAPTADLGFAQLDLSRGVRQGAGEVVYGAGKTAEQIAAIIVALRDAGQEHVLVTRLDADKAARTAELLDDNIDLGYVPDAQLALVGGMPSPTGNGRIVVACAGTSDLPVAEEAALTAEFYGNEVDRLYDVGVAGLHRLLAHAEELAQAQVVIAIAGMEGALASVIGGLVSCPVIAVPTSVGYGASFGGVAALLAMLNSCASGVSVVNIDNGFGAAYQASLINHLSAGTPCAR, encoded by the coding sequence ATGGACAAACGTGATCTTGAGCAATTGCTAAGTGACGTGGCAGACGGAAGCGTTGCACCGGCCGATGCCCTCACGCGCATCCAGACGGCACCGACCGCCGATCTGGGCTTTGCACAGCTCGATCTTTCGCGCGGGGTGCGCCAGGGAGCCGGCGAGGTTGTCTACGGCGCCGGTAAAACCGCCGAGCAGATTGCCGCCATTATCGTGGCGCTGCGCGACGCAGGCCAGGAGCACGTCCTGGTCACGCGTCTCGATGCCGACAAGGCAGCGCGCACCGCTGAGCTTCTTGATGACAATATCGACCTGGGTTATGTCCCGGACGCCCAGCTCGCCCTCGTGGGCGGCATGCCCTCCCCCACCGGCAACGGACGCATCGTCGTGGCCTGCGCCGGCACGAGCGACCTGCCCGTCGCCGAAGAGGCCGCACTGACGGCCGAGTTCTACGGCAACGAAGTCGATCGTCTCTACGACGTGGGCGTCGCCGGTCTGCACCGCCTGCTCGCACATGCCGAGGAACTTGCCCAAGCCCAGGTGGTCATCGCCATCGCCGGCATGGAGGGCGCCCTGGCAAGCGTCATCGGCGGCCTGGTGAGCTGCCCGGTCATCGCCGTCCCCACGAGTGTGGGCTATGGCGCGAGCTTTGGCGGCGTGGCCGCGCTGCTCGCCATGCTCAACTCCTGCGCCAGCGGCGTTTCGGTCGTCAATATCGACAACGGATTTGGCGCCGCCTACCAGGCAAGTCTTATCAATCATCTGAGCGCCGGTACACCCTGCGCCCGCTAA
- a CDS encoding TetR/AcrR family transcriptional regulator, which yields MDARKTKSRAAIVTAFSELLREEDYGKITVGDIIVRANVGRATFYGLFKSKDDLLSELVSDICAHALDDNGTPFDDPLVQIEHILNNLWERRQGVRALVAGAGSRVFADCLRKTIMSRAAETVPTDPNGPAATMDRSFLLHHIASSFVGMVQWWAWHNFQADKADVAKDYLSAIKPLFN from the coding sequence ATGGATGCTCGCAAAACCAAAAGCCGCGCCGCTATCGTCACGGCGTTTTCCGAGCTCCTTCGCGAGGAAGACTACGGCAAGATCACCGTCGGCGACATCATCGTGCGCGCCAACGTGGGCCGCGCGACGTTCTACGGCCTCTTTAAGAGCAAAGACGACCTACTCTCCGAGCTTGTAAGCGATATCTGCGCCCACGCCCTCGACGACAATGGCACGCCGTTCGACGACCCGCTCGTACAGATCGAGCACATCCTCAACAACCTCTGGGAACGCCGTCAGGGTGTACGCGCCCTCGTAGCCGGCGCCGGCTCACGCGTCTTCGCCGACTGCCTCCGCAAGACCATCATGTCACGAGCAGCCGAAACCGTCCCTACCGACCCAAACGGCCCCGCCGCCACCATGGACCGAAGCTTCCTACTACACCACATAGCCTCAAGCTTCGTAGGAATGGTCCAATGGTGGGCCTGGCACAACTTCCAAGCAGATAAGGCCGACGTAGCCAAAGACTACCTATCAGCCATAAAACCCCTTTTCAACTAA
- the larA gene encoding nickel-dependent lactate racemase: MFECELPFDHKTLHLELEDKNFAGVMEGHQNEFKTTKSQEELVEESLANPYGSPSLEELCTGKKDIVIISSDHTRPVPSRVTMPILLHHIHSAAPEARVRILVATGMHRPSTHEELVNKYGEEIVANEEIVMHVATDDSMMKKIGTLPSGGECIINKIAADCDLLLAEGFIEPHFFAGFSGSRKSVLPGIASYKTIMYNHNGQFVNDSHSRAGNLCHNHVSEDMFAAAEMAHLAFVLNVVLNGKHEVIGSFAGDIHKAHEAGCEFVKSLAGVEPVECEIAITTNGGYPLDQNIYQAVKGMCSAEATLPEGGVIIDVAGCADGHGGEGFYHNIADNDPAEFERACIDRPKDETLPDQWTSQIFARILAHHPVIMVTDLCDHQMIKDMHMTPVNTLDEALKLAFEMKGADAKVAVIPDGLGVVVAQH, encoded by the coding sequence TTGTTTGAATGTGAATTGCCGTTTGACCACAAGACGCTGCATCTGGAGCTTGAGGACAAGAACTTCGCAGGTGTGATGGAGGGTCATCAAAACGAGTTTAAGACCACGAAATCGCAGGAAGAGCTGGTAGAGGAGTCGCTTGCCAACCCTTATGGCTCGCCTTCACTCGAGGAACTTTGTACTGGCAAGAAGGATATCGTCATCATTAGCTCCGACCATACGCGCCCCGTTCCCTCGCGTGTGACGATGCCTATTCTGCTGCATCACATCCATTCCGCTGCGCCCGAGGCTCGCGTTCGCATTCTGGTTGCTACGGGTATGCATCGTCCGTCGACGCACGAGGAACTCGTCAACAAGTACGGTGAGGAAATCGTTGCCAACGAGGAAATCGTTATGCATGTCGCGACTGACGACAGCATGATGAAGAAGATCGGCACCCTGCCTTCTGGTGGCGAGTGCATCATCAACAAGATTGCCGCCGATTGCGATCTGCTGCTTGCCGAGGGCTTCATTGAGCCGCACTTCTTTGCCGGTTTTTCTGGTAGCCGCAAGTCCGTCCTGCCCGGCATCGCCAGCTACAAGACCATCATGTACAACCACAACGGTCAGTTTGTGAACGATTCTCATTCGCGCGCCGGCAACCTGTGCCACAACCACGTGAGCGAGGACATGTTTGCCGCTGCCGAGATGGCTCACCTTGCCTTTGTGCTGAACGTGGTTCTCAACGGCAAGCATGAGGTCATCGGCTCCTTCGCCGGTGACATCCACAAGGCACACGAGGCTGGCTGCGAGTTCGTGAAGAGCCTTGCCGGCGTTGAGCCCGTCGAGTGCGAGATTGCCATCACCACCAACGGCGGCTACCCGCTCGACCAGAACATCTACCAGGCCGTGAAGGGCATGTGCTCTGCCGAGGCCACGCTTCCCGAGGGCGGTGTGATTATCGACGTTGCCGGTTGTGCCGACGGTCACGGTGGCGAGGGCTTCTATCACAACATCGCCGACAACGATCCGGCGGAGTTTGAGCGTGCCTGTATCGATCGTCCCAAGGACGAGACCCTGCCCGATCAGTGGACGAGCCAGATTTTCGCCCGCATCCTGGCACATCACCCGGTGATTATGGTTACCGACCTGTGCGATCACCAGATGATTAAGGATATGCACATGACGCCGGTCAACACCCTCGATGAGGCGCTCAAGCTCGCCTTTGAGATGAAAGGTGCCGATGCCAAGGTGGCCGTCATTCCCGATGGCCTGGGCGTTGTCGTCGCGCAGCACTAG
- a CDS encoding phosphoenolpyruvate carboxylase: protein MGSNAESKERLAEIEIPEELRDNLALFLRLERRVLSEYDPEIADLFDKILTAEIVANAGNPGTRAADESVDEQGVPTADEPTAVAFREVVDLIDSLPLDKQQVIVRAFTSFFHLANLSEENYRVAQLREREAGASTDTEVDPANELTVAYHQLVNEMGVEGANELLGKLEFHPVFTAHPTEARRKAVEGKIRRISNLLEERPRLGGSDLVENERHMLQEIDALVRTSPIALKKPTPVEEADTIIDIFDNTLFDVIPVIYRRFDDWVLGDKAGTVPPLCPAFFHPGSWIGSDRDGNPNVTAKVSREVAAKYFTHMVLKLEDKCRRIGRNLTLEATYSKPSAELINLWNHQVEMSTQYTARAELISEHEPHRAVMLVMADRLNATVRRITDTMYHSADEFLDDLRVVQRSLAACGAVRAAYGPVQTIIWQVESFGFHMVEMEFRQHSVVHARALKDIHENGIHGDLQPMTREVIDTFRAIGSIQKRYGKKMAHRYIISFTKSAQHVADVFELAHLSFAHEEDVPELDVIPLFEQLEDLEGCVDVLDQMLTLPVVQKRLAQTNRRMEVMLGYSDSSKDAGPTTAMLALHSAQERIAKWAEKNDIDLVLMHGRGGAVGRGGGPANKAVLAQPKGSVNCFFKLTEQGEVIFARYGNRTLAQRHVESVAAATLLQSAPSVEKTNTETTRKFWDMAEKLNAASHERYLDLLNTEDFTPWFSTVTPLTEVGLLPIGSRPAKRGLGAKSLDDLRTIPWIFSWSQARINLAAWYGLGTACEQLGDLDQLKAAYQEWPFFRTFIDNIEMSIAKTDQRIAKMYLHLGDRQDLSEKVFTEMQLTRKWVLAIVGDEWPLQRRRVLGCAVRVRNPYVDALSIAQVRALREVRMNQDEMAEEKKAEYMSLILSTVTGVSAGLQNTG from the coding sequence ATCGGCTCGAATGCCGAATCCAAGGAGCGTCTCGCCGAGATCGAGATCCCCGAGGAGCTGCGCGACAATCTGGCGCTGTTCTTGCGCCTGGAGCGCCGTGTGCTTAGCGAGTATGATCCCGAGATCGCGGACCTGTTCGACAAGATTTTGACAGCCGAGATTGTGGCCAACGCCGGAAACCCCGGCACCCGCGCTGCCGACGAGTCCGTCGACGAGCAGGGCGTGCCCACTGCCGACGAGCCCACCGCCGTGGCGTTTCGTGAAGTCGTTGATCTGATCGACAGCCTGCCGCTCGATAAGCAGCAGGTCATTGTCCGCGCCTTTACGAGCTTCTTCCATCTGGCTAACCTGTCGGAGGAGAACTACCGTGTGGCGCAGCTGCGCGAGCGCGAGGCCGGTGCGTCGACCGATACCGAGGTCGATCCCGCCAACGAACTCACCGTCGCCTATCACCAGTTGGTAAACGAGATGGGTGTCGAGGGTGCCAACGAGCTGCTCGGCAAGCTTGAGTTCCACCCTGTCTTTACCGCACATCCCACCGAGGCCCGTCGCAAGGCCGTCGAGGGCAAGATTCGCCGTATCTCCAACCTGCTGGAGGAACGTCCGCGTCTGGGCGGCTCCGACCTGGTGGAGAACGAGCGCCATATGCTGCAGGAGATCGACGCCCTGGTACGCACGAGCCCCATCGCGTTGAAGAAGCCCACGCCGGTCGAGGAAGCCGATACCATCATCGACATCTTCGATAACACGCTGTTCGACGTTATCCCCGTCATCTATCGTCGTTTTGACGACTGGGTGCTGGGCGACAAGGCCGGTACCGTGCCGCCGCTGTGCCCGGCATTCTTCCATCCCGGCAGCTGGATCGGCTCCGACCGCGACGGTAACCCCAACGTCACCGCAAAGGTGAGCCGCGAAGTCGCCGCCAAGTATTTCACCCATATGGTGCTCAAGCTCGAGGACAAGTGCCGCCGCATCGGCCGCAACCTCACGCTCGAGGCCACCTACAGCAAGCCGTCTGCCGAGCTCATCAACCTGTGGAACCATCAGGTCGAGATGAGCACCCAGTACACCGCACGTGCCGAACTGATCTCCGAGCACGAGCCGCATCGCGCCGTCATGCTCGTCATGGCCGATCGTCTGAACGCCACCGTGCGTCGTATCACCGACACCATGTACCACAGCGCCGATGAGTTCCTGGATGACCTGCGCGTCGTCCAGCGCTCGCTGGCCGCCTGCGGTGCCGTCCGTGCCGCCTACGGCCCGGTCCAGACCATCATCTGGCAGGTCGAGTCCTTCGGCTTCCACATGGTCGAGATGGAGTTCCGTCAGCACTCCGTGGTGCACGCCCGCGCCCTTAAGGATATCCACGAGAACGGTATCCATGGCGACCTGCAGCCCATGACGCGCGAGGTCATCGATACCTTCCGCGCTATCGGCTCCATCCAAAAGCGCTACGGCAAGAAGATGGCGCACCGCTACATCATCTCGTTCACCAAGAGCGCCCAGCATGTGGCCGACGTCTTTGAGCTGGCACACCTGTCCTTTGCACACGAGGAGGATGTCCCCGAGCTCGACGTGATCCCGCTGTTCGAGCAGCTCGAGGACCTCGAGGGCTGCGTCGACGTGCTCGACCAGATGCTTACGCTGCCCGTGGTGCAAAAGCGCCTTGCCCAGACCAACCGCCGCATGGAGGTCATGCTGGGCTATTCCGACTCCTCCAAGGATGCCGGTCCTACCACGGCCATGCTTGCGCTGCACTCCGCGCAGGAGCGCATCGCCAAGTGGGCAGAGAAGAACGATATCGACCTGGTGCTCATGCACGGTCGCGGCGGTGCCGTGGGCCGTGGCGGCGGCCCGGCCAACAAGGCCGTGCTGGCGCAGCCCAAGGGTTCGGTCAATTGCTTCTTTAAGCTCACCGAGCAGGGCGAGGTCATCTTTGCCCGCTACGGCAACCGCACGCTGGCTCAGCGCCATGTTGAGTCCGTTGCCGCCGCAACGCTTTTGCAGTCGGCTCCGAGTGTCGAGAAGACCAACACCGAGACCACGCGGAAGTTCTGGGATATGGCCGAGAAGCTCAACGCCGCAAGCCACGAGCGCTATCTGGACCTGCTGAACACCGAGGACTTTACACCGTGGTTCTCGACCGTGACGCCGCTGACCGAGGTCGGTCTGCTGCCGATTGGCTCGCGTCCCGCCAAGCGCGGCTTGGGCGCCAAGTCGCTCGACGACCTGCGTACCATTCCGTGGATCTTCAGCTGGAGCCAGGCGCGCATTAACCTGGCCGCTTGGTACGGCCTGGGCACCGCTTGCGAGCAGCTGGGCGACCTTGACCAGCTTAAGGCTGCCTACCAGGAGTGGCCGTTCTTCCGCACCTTTATCGACAACATCGAGATGTCGATCGCCAAGACCGACCAGCGCATCGCCAAGATGTATCTGCACCTGGGCGATCGCCAGGATCTGTCCGAGAAGGTCTTCACCGAGATGCAGCTCACGCGTAAGTGGGTCCTTGCCATCGTCGGTGACGAGTGGCCGCTGCAGCGCCGCCGCGTGCTCGGCTGCGCCGTTCGCGTACGTAACCCCTACGTCGACGCCCTGTCCATCGCCCAGGTCCGCGCCCTTCGCGAGGTGCGTATGAACCAGGACGAGATGGCCGAGGAGAAGAAGGCCGAGTACATGAGCCTGATTCTTTCGACTGTGACCGGCGTCTCGGCAGGTCTACAAAACACGGGGTAA
- a CDS encoding LarC family nickel insertion protein, with protein sequence MSNHQHTLIIDGTSGISGDMTVAALLDLGASEEHLREQLATLPVDGFEIAVTRVSKHGIDACDFDVQLASELENHDHDMAWLYGNEATAEHTHEHAHHHHHDHDEHDEHEHHHEDEHVHCHEHTHEHAHDHNGHHHAHHHRSLADVTEIIDDSQLSDGAKRRALAIFTALAAAEAKAHGKTPETVMFHEVGAVDSIVDVCSVAICLDDLGIEDIVVESLSEGHGTIRCAHGLMPIPVPAVVNLCQAGNIALTPAPVAGELVTPTGAAIVAALLTSEHLPARYRIEAVGYGAGKRPYEGCSGTLRCLLVHVDA encoded by the coding sequence ATGTCCAACCATCAGCACACGCTTATCATCGACGGCACCTCGGGCATCAGCGGCGACATGACCGTCGCGGCGCTACTCGATCTGGGCGCCAGCGAGGAGCACCTGCGCGAGCAGCTCGCCACGCTCCCGGTCGACGGCTTTGAGATTGCCGTGACGCGCGTGAGCAAGCACGGCATCGATGCTTGTGACTTCGATGTTCAGCTCGCCAGCGAACTTGAGAATCACGACCACGACATGGCCTGGCTCTATGGCAATGAAGCTACTGCCGAGCACACGCACGAGCACGCTCATCACCACCATCACGACCACGACGAACACGACGAGCACGAGCATCATCACGAGGACGAGCATGTCCACTGCCACGAGCACACGCATGAGCACGCCCACGACCACAACGGTCACCACCACGCCCATCACCACCGCTCCCTAGCCGACGTCACCGAGATTATCGACGACTCGCAGCTGAGCGATGGCGCCAAGCGTCGCGCGCTCGCCATCTTTACCGCGCTCGCCGCCGCCGAGGCCAAGGCCCACGGCAAAACGCCCGAGACCGTCATGTTCCACGAGGTAGGCGCCGTCGATTCCATCGTCGACGTCTGCTCAGTCGCCATCTGCCTCGACGACCTGGGCATCGAGGATATTGTGGTCGAGTCGCTCTCCGAGGGCCACGGCACCATCCGCTGCGCCCACGGCCTTATGCCCATCCCGGTGCCCGCCGTCGTCAACCTGTGCCAGGCAGGCAATATCGCCCTCACGCCCGCACCGGTCGCCGGCGAGCTCGTGACGCCCACGGGCGCCGCCATCGTCGCCGCACTGCTCACGTCCGAGCACCTGCCGGCCCGTTATCGCATCGAAGCCGTAGGCTACGGCGCGGGCAAGCGTCCCTACGAGGGCTGCTCGGGCACGCTCCGCTGCCTGCTCGTCCACGTGGACGCATAA